In Nitrosophilus labii, the following proteins share a genomic window:
- a CDS encoding FixH family protein, whose amino-acid sequence MQKSEKNYWPHFIVGLVIFAAILGVWTIKAAIDNPVELDNSYMLNYHAVNEDINEILKKQQIFDRKYEIVLLSPKISYGENEIVLLLKDKEGNVVKDGEIKILLTRPDTTRFDKKFEPKYEKNGYIANVILDKEGRWNLVVKAKVGDAEGFKTFKLSTLE is encoded by the coding sequence ATGCAAAAAAGTGAAAAAAATTATTGGCCACATTTTATCGTCGGTTTAGTTATCTTTGCTGCCATACTTGGAGTTTGGACTATTAAAGCGGCCATTGATAATCCGGTTGAACTAGATAATAGTTACATGCTTAACTATCACGCTGTTAACGAAGACATCAATGAAATTCTTAAAAAACAGCAGATTTTTGATAGAAAATATGAAATAGTTCTTTTATCTCCTAAAATAAGTTACGGAGAAAATGAAATTGTATTGCTTTTAAAAGATAAAGAAGGGAATGTGGTTAAAGACGGTGAGATAAAAATTCTTTTAACAAGACCAGATACTACTAGATTTGATAAAAAATTTGAGCCTAAATATGAAAAAAATGGATATATAGCAAATGTAATTCTTGATAAAGAAGGAAGATGGAATTTGGTAGTTAAAGCAAAAGTTGGCGATGCGGAGGGATTTAAAACTTTTAAACTTTCTACCTTAGAATGA
- a CDS encoding TPM domain-containing protein produces MLKTNNLGLVAPIFLLLLFTTNIFASFVIKNDDLLPQKTVDKIDEMGKELQEKTGVSVYIAAVKDLNGIDIQQYEKSLSKSLNKPFILLTIAVNDKKIDIINSKELDNRYDKEQILSPWPWRGTILPLLTAKTKDPKANIEAALLNGYADIVEQVANSYNVKLDSALGNQNRIVFDILKILFYGIIVLFAIRFIMGRFKKDAKK; encoded by the coding sequence ATGCTTAAAACTAACAATTTGGGGCTTGTTGCCCCAATTTTTCTTCTGCTACTTTTTACTACTAATATATTTGCCTCATTTGTTATAAAAAATGATGATCTACTGCCCCAAAAAACAGTCGACAAAATAGATGAGATGGGAAAAGAGCTGCAAGAAAAAACCGGAGTTAGCGTTTATATAGCTGCGGTTAAAGATTTAAACGGTATCGATATACAACAGTATGAAAAAAGTTTAAGCAAAAGCTTAAATAAGCCTTTTATTTTGCTTACTATAGCTGTAAATGATAAAAAGATTGATATTATTAACTCTAAAGAGTTAGATAATAGATACGATAAGGAGCAAATTTTAAGTCCATGGCCCTGGAGAGGTACAATATTGCCGCTTTTAACGGCAAAGACAAAAGATCCAAAAGCAAATATTGAAGCGGCTCTTTTAAACGGTTATGCAGATATTGTAGAACAGGTGGCTAACTCTTACAATGTTAAACTTGATTCTGCCCTAGGTAATCAAAATAGAATAGTATTTGATATATTAAAAATACTTTTCTACGGAATAATCGTTTTATTTGCAATTAGATTTATAATGGGGAGATTTAAAAAAGATGCAAAAAAGTGA
- a CDS encoding DUF4006 family protein, with translation MNENRSLWSLHGLTGYFIAVALLLSILAFLVTAAIKTQQATAHQSYEIKNPQAIKMFGSDLENETQVIVHGTPVGGDKMHKYQFVEK, from the coding sequence ATGAATGAAAATAGATCACTATGGAGTTTACACGGATTGACCGGCTATTTTATAGCTGTAGCTTTACTTCTTTCGATTTTAGCGTTTTTAGTGACGGCCGCAATAAAAACACAGCAGGCTACGGCTCATCAAAGTTATGAGATTAAAAATCCTCAAGCTATTAAAATGTTTGGTTCGGATCTAGAAAATGAGACACAAGTAATTGTGCATGGAACTCCTGTAGGCGGTGATAAAATGCACAAATATCAGTTTGTAGAGAAGTAA
- a CDS encoding c-type cytochrome has protein sequence MNWLNDNVNQLALLGAAAILILTIGISAKYFKDIKEGKSEGELKEENWDGIGEYKNNSPIGWSLAFIGTIIWGIWYWLAGYPLNAYSQIGEYNEEVAAHNARFESKWSNPTKEDLLGMGEGVYLVQCSPCHGIDATGIEGKAQDLTKRLLKESVLAVIEKGSAALGDNAMDGQGKFGYPMGEMPPGLVSGADAEAVAEYVANGLKGNQKGAEVYANACASCHGPDGTGMDGMSPNLKEYDDKIIQAVLEHGKQSVIGTMPSFKGMLTAVQQKAVATYIRSLSE, from the coding sequence ATGAATTGGCTAAACGATAATGTAAACCAGTTGGCCTTGTTAGGTGCTGCTGCTATTTTGATCTTAACGATCGGAATTTCAGCTAAATATTTTAAAGATATTAAAGAAGGTAAATCCGAAGGAGAGTTAAAAGAGGAAAATTGGGACGGCATAGGAGAATATAAAAACAATTCTCCTATAGGTTGGTCTTTAGCGTTTATAGGTACAATTATCTGGGGTATATGGTACTGGCTAGCTGGATATCCATTGAACGCTTATTCTCAAATCGGCGAGTATAACGAGGAAGTGGCTGCCCATAATGCAAGATTTGAGAGCAAATGGAGCAATCCGACTAAAGAAGATCTTTTAGGTATGGGCGAAGGAGTTTATCTTGTACAGTGTTCTCCATGTCACGGTATAGATGCGACAGGAATCGAAGGAAAAGCGCAGGATTTAACCAAAAGACTTCTTAAAGAGAGTGTTCTTGCTGTTATAGAAAAAGGTTCTGCTGCGCTCGGTGATAATGCGATGGACGGACAAGGAAAATTTGGCTATCCAATGGGTGAAATGCCTCCTGGACTTGTAAGCGGTGCAGATGCTGAAGCGGTTGCAGAATATGTTGCAAACGGTTTAAAAGGAAACCAAAAAGGTGCTGAAGTTTATGCAAATGCTTGCGCAAGCTGTCATGGTCCTGACGGAACTGGAATGGATGGCATGTCTCCAAATCTAAAAGAGTATGATGATAAAATAATTCAAGCTGTTCTTGAGCATGGTAAACAATCAGTAATTGGTACAATGCCGAGTTTTAAAGGAATGCTTACAGCGGTACAGCAAAAAGCTGTTGCGACATATATCCGCTCATTGAGCGAATAA
- a CDS encoding cytochrome c oxidase, cbb3-type, CcoQ subunit, producing MEIREIQGYLYFFFILFLTFVLYGYIVHLYRSEKKGERDYEKYGKMALDDELTSPPVEPLDENEDAKEKRSGK from the coding sequence ATGGAAATAAGAGAGATACAAGGTTATCTTTACTTTTTTTTCATACTTTTTTTAACCTTTGTATTATACGGATATATTGTTCATCTTTATAGAAGTGAAAAGAAGGGTGAGCGGGATTATGAAAAATATGGGAAGATGGCTCTAGATGACGAGCTTACTTCCCCTCCTGTGGAGCCATTGGATGAAAATGAAGATGCAAAAGAAAAAAGGAGCGGTAAATGA
- the ccoO gene encoding cytochrome-c oxidase, cbb3-type subunit II — MFGWLERNPFFFAVGVFVVIAFAGLIEIVPDFAQASRPVVGTKPYSVLELAGRHVYIKDSCNACHSQLIRPFKSETDRYGMYSLSGEYAYDRPFLWGSKRTGPDLHRVGNYRTSDWHANHMWDPTSVVPGSIMPAYKHMFTNVTDLETAYAEALTVKKVFNVPYDVDIDGDGQVDVPLGSYEEAKERALKYALKIAQETKREDLVNMVKEGKIPEIVALIAYLNRLK; from the coding sequence ATGTTTGGATGGTTAGAAAGAAATCCGTTTTTCTTTGCAGTCGGTGTTTTCGTAGTAATAGCTTTTGCAGGGCTAATCGAAATTGTTCCCGACTTTGCGCAAGCTTCTCGTCCGGTTGTAGGTACTAAGCCTTATAGTGTTTTAGAGTTAGCCGGAAGACATGTTTATATTAAAGATAGTTGTAATGCATGTCACTCTCAATTGATTAGGCCGTTTAAGTCTGAAACAGATAGATACGGAATGTATTCATTAAGTGGTGAATACGCTTATGATAGACCGTTTCTTTGGGGTTCAAAAAGAACTGGTCCAGATCTTCACAGAGTCGGTAATTATAGAACAAGCGATTGGCATGCAAACCATATGTGGGATCCAACAAGTGTAGTTCCTGGTTCAATTATGCCGGCTTACAAACATATGTTTACAAATGTTACTGACTTAGAGACTGCATATGCGGAAGCTTTAACTGTAAAAAAAGTTTTTAATGTTCCTTATGATGTTGATATAGATGGTGACGGTCAAGTTGATGTACCACTTGGAAGTTACGAAGAGGCTAAAGAGAGAGCGTTGAAATATGCATTGAAAATCGCGCAAGAGACTAAAAGAGAAGATTTGGTAAATATGGTTAAAGAGGGTAAAATTCCTGAAATTGTAGCACTTATAGCATATCTTAATAGGTTGAAGTAA
- the ccoN gene encoding cytochrome-c oxidase, cbb3-type subunit I — translation MQNPAIEYDYTVAKWFSYLAILFGILGMGVGVLIAFQLAFPELNYIFGQYSLFSRLRPIHTNVVAYGFTLSGIWATWYYIGQRVLKVSLKESPFLSGLAKVHFWLYFITALLAVVSLLFRVTTSKEYAQFEWPLDILVVLIWVIWGIGIFGLIGLRREKTLYISMWYFIATFLGVAMLYLFNNMEVPTYLVTGMGDPLHSVSMYAGSNDALVQWWFGHNAVAFVFTVPIIAMIYYFLPKESGQPVYSYKLSLLSFWGLMFVYLWAGGHHLIYSTVPDWMQTMGSIFSVILILPSWGSALNMLLTMKGEWGQLKDSPLIKFMVLASTFYMLSTLEGPIQSIKSVNALAHFTDWIPGHVHDGTLGWVGFMIIAAIMHMAPRFYKREIYSKKLLEAQFWLQTTGIVLYFSSMWIAGITQGMMWRAVDQYGNLAYSFIDTVTVLHPYYTLRAIGGLMYFIGLFMWAYNFYKTMTAARQIEKEPQFASPMAA, via the coding sequence ATGCAAAATCCTGCAATTGAGTATGATTATACCGTTGCAAAGTGGTTTAGCTACCTTGCCATTTTGTTCGGTATATTAGGGATGGGTGTAGGTGTTTTGATTGCATTTCAGTTAGCTTTCCCTGAGTTAAACTACATTTTTGGTCAATACAGTCTATTTAGCAGACTTAGACCTATTCATACAAATGTTGTTGCTTATGGGTTTACACTAAGTGGTATTTGGGCAACATGGTACTATATTGGTCAAAGAGTACTTAAAGTTTCGCTTAAAGAGTCTCCGTTTTTAAGCGGACTTGCTAAAGTTCACTTTTGGTTGTATTTTATAACGGCACTTTTAGCTGTTGTATCTCTACTTTTTAGAGTAACAACATCAAAAGAGTATGCTCAGTTTGAATGGCCGCTTGATATATTGGTTGTTTTAATATGGGTTATATGGGGAATCGGAATATTCGGTCTTATAGGACTTAGAAGAGAAAAGACACTTTATATCTCTATGTGGTACTTTATAGCAACTTTTCTAGGTGTTGCAATGCTTTATCTTTTCAACAATATGGAGGTTCCGACATACTTAGTAACTGGAATGGGCGATCCTCTTCACTCGGTCTCTATGTATGCTGGAAGTAATGATGCTCTTGTTCAGTGGTGGTTTGGTCACAATGCAGTTGCGTTTGTTTTTACTGTACCTATTATTGCTATGATCTACTACTTCTTGCCAAAAGAGTCTGGACAACCTGTTTATTCATATAAACTATCATTGCTATCTTTCTGGGGATTAATGTTTGTTTATCTTTGGGCTGGCGGTCACCACCTAATCTACTCTACGGTACCAGATTGGATGCAGACAATGGGTTCAATTTTCTCGGTAATTTTGATTTTGCCTTCGTGGGGTAGCGCGCTTAACATGCTTTTAACTATGAAAGGTGAGTGGGGACAATTAAAAGATAGCCCATTAATTAAATTTATGGTTCTTGCTTCAACATTCTATATGCTCTCAACCCTAGAAGGTCCTATTCAGTCTATTAAATCTGTTAATGCTCTTGCACATTTCACAGACTGGATTCCTGGACACGTTCATGATGGAACTCTTGGATGGGTTGGATTTATGATCATCGCCGCTATTATGCATATGGCTCCAAGATTTTATAAAAGAGAAATTTATAGCAAAAAACTTCTTGAGGCACAATTCTGGCTACAAACAACAGGTATAGTTTTATACTTCTCAAGCATGTGGATAGCGGGGATTACACAAGGTATGATGTGGAGAGCTGTTGACCAGTATGGTAACCTAGCTTACTCTTTTATCGATACAGTTACTGTTCTTCATCCATACTATACATTAAGAGCTATAGGTGGCTTAATGTATTTCATAGGTCTGTTTATGTGGGCTTATAACTTCTATAAAACTATGACAGCGGCAAGACAAATTGAGAAAGAACCTCAATTTGCTTCACCGATGGCAGCATAA
- a CDS encoding response regulator transcription factor: MNSCKEILMDLSILYVEDEEDIREMLKDVLKDDFKRFITAKDGEEGFRKFKEIKFDIVVTDIEMPKMDGMTLAKSIKKISKGTPVILLTAYSEKERLFRAIDVGVNKYLVKPFTPDKLLNVICEIAKEHLQKDKIVKLNDELYYDLRKRGVYTKEGESITLTRKELKFLELLVKNRDRVVTIEEIESVIWRDEIFTEAALRALVKRVRQKTSKEMIKNFPGIGYKLIKDN; the protein is encoded by the coding sequence ATGAATAGTTGTAAAGAGATTTTGATGGATTTAAGTATTTTATATGTAGAAGATGAAGAAGATATTAGAGAGATGTTAAAAGATGTTTTAAAAGATGATTTTAAAAGATTCATAACAGCTAAAGATGGCGAAGAAGGGTTCAGAAAATTTAAAGAAATTAAATTTGATATTGTGGTTACCGATATCGAAATGCCGAAAATGGACGGTATGACTCTTGCAAAATCAATCAAAAAAATCTCTAAAGGGACTCCGGTTATACTTTTAACTGCATATAGTGAAAAAGAGAGACTGTTTCGCGCTATAGATGTAGGTGTTAATAAATATCTTGTTAAACCTTTTACTCCCGATAAACTTTTAAATGTTATATGTGAAATAGCAAAAGAGCATCTTCAAAAAGATAAAATAGTAAAACTTAATGATGAACTCTATTATGATCTTAGAAAAAGAGGAGTTTATACGAAAGAAGGCGAATCAATAACATTAACAAGAAAAGAGCTAAAATTTTTAGAACTTCTTGTTAAAAATAGAGATAGAGTGGTAACTATAGAAGAGATAGAAAGCGTTATATGGAGAGATGAAATTTTTACTGAAGCTGCGCTTAGAGCATTAGTTAAAAGGGTAAGACAAAAAACTTCTAAAGAGATGATTAAAAACTTTCCTGGAATTGGATATAAATTAATAAAAGACAATTAG
- a CDS encoding hybrid sensor histidine kinase/response regulator: MRFDNNYNYKNIGKIKIKNLPLKSFTILYVENSLLDQKRVLPILKFYGKEVYIANNGIDGLELFKKYNPDIIVTDTKMPKLDGIAMIKEIKNIKSSIPVIITGEKNPECLLESINLGVEKFLIKPIKEEELRKALDGIETKLFLEKAKEYNIFMLHQYKNAIDSSNIVSKTDINGIITYVNEEFCNISGYSKEELIGQNHNIVRHPDVPKEVFERFWKTILSKKIWKGTVKNRAKNGSTFYVNTTVIPIVDWNGKIVEFVAIRYDVTKSILLQEKLQKKEKELEALNKNLERRVEEQTKKLRELNLTLEKRIEKEVEKNRQKDRMMFQQARLASLGEMLGNIAHQWRQPLMELGILFYKIKRESIENGIDKEKIEEIYNKGISILDRMSQTIVDFQNFFRPDKKKEIFNIYETIKHSISIVEGSLKRSNIEIKVNKYDDLDVIGYKNEFSQVLINLINNAKDALNQNRFFDKKIVINIKKVFEEESDKAFIEVIDNGGGIKESILDKIFEPYFTTKHSSQGTGLGLYMSKMIIEQSMHGRLEVENFENGAKFTIKLPIKE, encoded by the coding sequence ATGAGATTTGATAATAATTACAACTATAAAAATATTGGAAAGATAAAGATTAAAAATCTTCCCCTCAAAAGCTTTACTATTTTATATGTAGAAAACTCTCTTCTTGATCAAAAAAGAGTTTTGCCAATACTGAAATTTTATGGTAAGGAAGTATATATAGCAAACAATGGAATAGATGGTTTAGAACTATTTAAAAAGTATAATCCAGATATTATCGTTACAGATACTAAAATGCCAAAACTTGACGGGATAGCTATGATTAAAGAGATTAAAAATATTAAAAGTTCTATCCCTGTAATCATAACCGGAGAAAAAAATCCAGAATGTCTTTTGGAGTCTATAAATTTAGGAGTTGAAAAATTTTTAATTAAGCCGATAAAGGAAGAAGAGTTAAGAAAAGCGTTGGATGGGATTGAAACAAAACTTTTTTTGGAAAAAGCGAAAGAGTATAACATCTTTATGCTTCATCAATACAAAAATGCTATCGATAGTTCAAATATAGTTTCTAAAACAGATATTAACGGGATCATAACATATGTAAATGAAGAGTTTTGTAATATATCAGGATATTCTAAAGAAGAGCTAATAGGACAAAATCATAACATTGTAAGACATCCAGATGTTCCGAAAGAGGTTTTTGAGAGATTTTGGAAAACGATTTTAAGTAAAAAGATATGGAAAGGAACTGTTAAAAACAGAGCTAAAAACGGCAGTACTTTTTATGTGAATACTACTGTTATACCAATAGTTGATTGGAATGGTAAAATTGTTGAGTTTGTGGCTATCAGATATGATGTGACAAAGAGTATATTGCTTCAAGAAAAATTACAGAAAAAAGAGAAAGAGTTAGAAGCTTTAAATAAAAATCTAGAACGTAGAGTTGAAGAACAGACTAAAAAACTTAGAGAATTGAATTTGACTTTAGAAAAGAGAATTGAAAAAGAGGTAGAAAAAAATAGGCAAAAAGATAGAATGATGTTTCAACAAGCCCGTCTTGCCTCTTTAGGAGAGATGCTTGGAAATATAGCACATCAATGGAGACAGCCGTTGATGGAATTAGGAATCCTTTTTTATAAAATAAAACGAGAATCTATAGAAAATGGTATAGATAAAGAAAAAATAGAAGAGATATACAATAAAGGAATATCTATTCTCGATAGAATGTCTCAAACTATTGTTGATTTTCAAAACTTTTTTAGACCTGATAAAAAAAAAGAGATTTTCAATATATATGAGACTATTAAACATAGCATCTCTATAGTAGAAGGAAGTCTAAAAAGAAGTAATATAGAGATAAAAGTTAATAAATATGATGATTTAGATGTAATAGGTTATAAAAATGAATTTTCTCAAGTTTTAATAAATCTTATCAACAATGCCAAAGATGCATTAAATCAAAATAGATTTTTTGATAAAAAGATAGTAATTAATATAAAAAAAGTTTTTGAGGAAGAGTCTGATAAAGCCTTCATAGAGGTTATTGACAACGGCGGTGGAATAAAAGAGTCTATTTTAGATAAAATATTTGAACCATACTTTACTACTAAGCACAGTTCTCAAGGAACCGGCTTAGGGCTTTATATGTCAAAGATGATTATTGAACAGAGTATGCATGGAAGATTAGAAGTTGAAAACTTTGAAAATGGTGCAAAGTTTACTATAAAATTACCTATAAAAGAGTAA
- a CDS encoding sulfite exporter TauE/SafE family protein, which translates to METIDILSIVTVAFLGSLGHCIGMCGGFVIAYTAAKIDPSIDRTKQYLAHIVYNFGRIISYMIIGAFFGFLGGILLISTTTQGILYVIIGIFMILMGISLSGNLKFLTSIEVSLAKYGFFKNLFSKLIHSKTLPSFFFLGMLNGFLPCGLVYFFAASAAATASVFWGAVVMLIFGLSTVPVMFGLGTVAGFLKSSQFRVAMVKIASVVIVLYGIYILYKGYWFIFDPNASIHTCH; encoded by the coding sequence ATAGAAACTATCGATATTTTAAGTATTGTAACTGTAGCGTTTTTAGGTAGTCTTGGACATTGTATTGGAATGTGCGGTGGTTTTGTGATAGCTTATACGGCTGCAAAGATTGATCCATCTATTGATAGAACTAAACAGTATTTAGCTCACATAGTCTACAATTTTGGAAGAATCATATCATATATGATTATTGGAGCGTTTTTTGGTTTTTTAGGTGGTATACTTCTTATTTCTACTACTACACAAGGCATTTTATATGTAATAATAGGTATTTTTATGATTTTGATGGGAATCTCTTTATCGGGTAATTTAAAATTTTTAACCTCTATTGAGGTCTCTTTGGCAAAATATGGCTTTTTTAAGAATCTTTTTTCAAAGTTAATTCACTCAAAAACATTACCTAGTTTTTTCTTTTTAGGCATGTTAAATGGTTTTTTACCTTGCGGGTTAGTCTATTTTTTTGCTGCAAGTGCCGCGGCAACCGCTAGTGTTTTTTGGGGTGCGGTAGTAATGCTTATTTTTGGTCTCTCTACTGTTCCCGTAATGTTCGGACTTGGAACGGTTGCCGGATTTTTAAAAAGTTCTCAGTTTAGAGTTGCAATGGTTAAAATTGCTTCGGTTGTGATTGTTCTTTATGGTATATATATATTGTATAAAGGCTACTGGTTCATTTTTGATCCAAATGCATCGATACACACTTGTCATTAG
- a CDS encoding TonB-dependent receptor, with the protein MKRKIGLSLILSGALFAGSIEVEKVFIEDIAETSANLTEVSKEEIKFTRQQDLGEILFETLPEINLVRASAIGNDIILRGFKRDDINVLIDGAKVYGGCPNRMDPPAMHVSSAQIEKVTVKEGPFDVENFGSMGGMIDVKTKDPQKGQSAEISFIYGSYDYNKLSISGNAGNDKIKILLGYSHESSDQYKDGDGKTLVEQQWEQLPQTDKNRYQEQYKDAKAYTRNSVWTKVLLNISDNQELKISAYGDKATDVLYPAFQMDAQLDKTAMLNAEYAIRNLSKYSKKLSLKAYYSHVKHDMGTEFREYGVPATDANGMYRTHRVRSTIKGLKLENSFDLSDIAWKIGADGSLRNWDGICLNEPSETPKQVRIPNVDTKNRAVFVKAIKNIDNITIKFGARYDKTDIDANNFNDPTISAIAGIQNYYDGKHSRNFNDLSANLVLKYKVNDESSFFIGIGQGIRVPDAQELYFVGYMSGNWTRKGNPDLKETKNREIDIGYETLIGETSLKVTAFYSDLKDYIYAYKTNAGNLSPTVYYLTWENIDAHIYGTDLSIVSMINDELSLEAGASYQRGRKDSQPIDTQTDEDLAQIPPLKGRVALNYDNGDYFARVEVLAASKYSNYDADNGEQEIDGWTVLNLKGSKDLAKNITLNVGVDNVFDETYAVNNTYAGRALIGGTTPILINEPGRFIYANLDFRF; encoded by the coding sequence ATGAAAAGAAAGATAGGGTTGTCGCTTATTTTAAGCGGTGCACTTTTTGCAGGTTCTATAGAGGTAGAAAAAGTTTTTATAGAGGATATAGCAGAAACATCTGCTAATTTAACGGAGGTTAGCAAAGAGGAGATAAAGTTTACGAGACAACAGGATTTGGGTGAAATTTTATTTGAAACTTTACCAGAAATTAATCTTGTAAGAGCCAGTGCTATAGGTAATGATATTATCTTGAGAGGTTTTAAAAGAGATGACATAAATGTACTTATTGATGGAGCTAAAGTTTATGGGGGATGTCCAAACAGAATGGACCCACCAGCAATGCACGTTTCTTCGGCGCAGATTGAGAAGGTAACGGTTAAAGAGGGGCCCTTTGATGTTGAAAATTTTGGAAGTATGGGCGGTATGATAGATGTTAAGACAAAAGACCCACAAAAGGGACAGAGTGCGGAAATATCTTTCATATACGGTAGTTATGATTATAACAAACTAAGCATTAGTGGAAATGCCGGTAACGATAAAATTAAAATCTTACTAGGCTACTCTCACGAATCAAGCGATCAATATAAGGATGGAGATGGTAAGACACTAGTAGAACAGCAGTGGGAACAGTTACCGCAGACAGATAAAAACAGATACCAAGAACAGTATAAAGATGCAAAAGCTTATACTAGAAATTCAGTCTGGACTAAAGTATTACTCAATATTTCAGATAATCAAGAGTTGAAAATAAGTGCTTACGGAGATAAAGCTACTGACGTTTTGTATCCTGCTTTTCAGATGGATGCTCAGCTTGATAAAACCGCTATGTTAAATGCCGAATACGCTATAAGAAATCTTTCTAAGTATTCTAAAAAATTAAGTTTAAAAGCTTACTATTCTCACGTTAAACATGATATGGGAACCGAATTTAGGGAATATGGAGTTCCTGCAACTGATGCCAATGGCATGTATAGAACTCATAGAGTTAGAAGCACCATAAAAGGATTAAAACTAGAAAATAGTTTTGATTTATCCGATATTGCTTGGAAAATAGGTGCTGACGGTAGTCTTAGAAACTGGGACGGGATATGCTTAAATGAACCGAGCGAAACGCCTAAGCAGGTAAGAATTCCGAATGTAGATACGAAAAATAGAGCTGTGTTTGTTAAAGCGATAAAAAATATAGATAATATAACTATCAAATTTGGTGCAAGATACGATAAAACGGATATTGATGCAAATAATTTTAACGATCCTACTATTTCTGCAATTGCAGGTATTCAAAACTATTATGACGGAAAACATAGTAGAAACTTTAATGATCTGAGTGCAAATCTAGTTTTAAAATATAAAGTAAACGATGAGTCTTCATTTTTTATCGGAATAGGACAAGGTATAAGAGTTCCTGATGCACAAGAGCTATATTTTGTAGGGTATATGTCCGGCAATTGGACTAGAAAAGGAAATCCAGATCTGAAAGAGACAAAAAATAGAGAAATTGATATAGGTTACGAGACGCTTATAGGTGAAACCTCTCTAAAAGTTACCGCATTTTATAGTGATTTAAAAGACTATATTTACGCTTATAAAACAAATGCCGGTAACCTTAGTCCAACGGTATATTATCTTACCTGGGAAAACATAGATGCTCATATTTATGGTACAGATTTGTCTATTGTATCTATGATAAATGATGAGTTGAGTTTAGAGGCTGGAGCTTCTTATCAAAGAGGAAGGAAAGACTCTCAACCTATAGATACGCAAACTGATGAAGATTTAGCGCAAATACCTCCATTAAAAGGTAGAGTTGCACTAAACTACGATAACGGAGACTATTTTGCTAGAGTAGAAGTTTTGGCGGCTTCAAAATACTCAAACTATGATGCTGACAACGGTGAGCAAGAGATTGATGGCTGGACGGTTCTAAATCTAAAAGGCTCAAAAGATTTGGCAAAAAATATTACTTTGAATGTGGGAGTCGATAATGTTTTTGATGAAACTTATGCTGTTAACAATACATATGCCGGAAGAGCATTGATAGGAGGAACAACTCCTATTTTGATTAATGAACCTGGAAGATTTATTTACGCAAATTTAGATTTTAGATTCTGA